The region CAGATCAACGCTCGTTCCGTCCGCAATCTGGAGTACCCGCTCGACTGGGACGGCATCTTTGACTACGTCGGCTTTCCCGCCTTCCTCAAGCCGCACGACGGCGGCGGCTGGCGCGATGTCTTCCACGTACACAACCGCGACGAGTTCTTCGCCGCCTACGATCAGACCCGCGATCTTTGCATGACCCTTCAAGCGGCGGTCAACTTTCAGCAATACTTCCGCTGCTTCGTCGTCGGCCAGTCCGAGGTCCGCATCATGGCCTACGATCCGCGCCAGCCCCACGAGCACCGCTACATCTTCGAGCCGCCCACCGATGATCCCAAACTCTTGCAGCGCATCGAGCGAGATGCCATTATGCTTTGCCGCGCCCTCGGCTACGACCTCAACACGGTTGAGTTCGCCGTCGAAGATGGCATCCCTTATGCCATCGACTTTATGAACCCAGTGCCCGACGCCGATCTCTACTCCGTAGGCGAGGCCAACTTCAACTGGATCATCGATGCCATGGCAAGGCTGGCGGTGAAGAAAGCCCAATCTCCATCGCACGTCGAAATTGCTCCTCAATCACAGGCCCATTGGTCTGTCTTCCTCTCCGGCGTTCCAGCACAGACCCCCAAGCCGAAGACACCTCGACGAACTCCGGTCAAAAAATCCTCAGCTAAAACCAGGAAATGACATCTGCCATGTCGAAACCATGCAGGGCGCGCGGATTTTATCACAGATCAAGAATTTTTGTTCCACGTGGAACATTCTTGCTAACGTTGCCATGACCGGCATGACTGGTCTCGATGCAGCCTGAGGGATGGGATGGCATAGACTCGATTCCGAATCTCTCCTCCTCTCAAAATTCTCTTGCTCAATCTCATGCGTACGGTAGACTCCTGTATGTCAGTCAACGGGTCGCATCGCGGCCACAAGGCTAGGCAAGGAGGACGTGTGAGTCAGCGGCCCAGGACGAGTGGAGACAATCCAGTTCGCAATGCAGTCCGTTTTCCGATGAGACTGGCCATTCATCTCTCGACTGAGGATGGCGACATCGAAGCCGTAACCGAGAATATCTCTGCCAACGGCCTGCTCTTCGTCAGTGACCGCCTTCCCGAAATTGACAGTAAAATTGAGTTCACTATTACAATGCCCTCGGCGGTAATGGGTTCCGCTACCGATGTCACCATTCATTGCAGGGGTCGCGTGGTACGCCACTCCATAGAGAATGGTGAAAAGAAGGCCGCTGCTGTGATCGACGAATATTTCCTAAAGGCCTGATTTATGACGGTTGTTCATTTTGACAAAACCCGGAGTGATGACGAGGTTCCGGACGAGAACGTTCAGGAAGGTGCAGGTTCCGCTGGAATTCGCGTCATTTTGGCCGATTCGCAGGCAATCTATCGTGTCGGGATCCGGAAGATCTTTGCGCTCGAGGACGACATTCGCGTCGTTGCTCAGGTAGAAACCCTCAATAATCTCTATCTCGCGCTGCAACGCTACCCCACCGACGTTGTTGTGCTCGAAGGCCAACTGATCGCCGGCACCATCGACGCCATTCCGGAGCTGGTGCGTCAGGCTCCCGATGCCAAGCTGATCGTTCAGGTCTCTGAGGCGGATGAGGCCAACACCGTCGAGCTCTACCGCCGTGGAGTTCGCGGCGTGGTGCCGCGCTCTATCTCTCCGGACCTCCTGATCAAATGTGTCCGCAAGATCGCCGACGGCGAGACCTGGATCGACAATCAATCCATTAGCTGGGTCATCGAGGCCTATCGCGCCCAGGCGACCTCGCTCACTGATCCCAAAGTCCAGCCCAAGCTCTCGAAGAAGGAGCTGGCCATCATCAGCTGCATCACCCGCGGTATGCGTAACAAGGAGATTGCCTACCAGATCGGCACGACTGAACAGGTGATCAAGAACTATCTCCGCAAGATCTACGACAAGCTTGGGGTGTCGGATCGCCTGGAGCTGGCGCTCTATTGCCTGCACCATGAGTTGCTGAAGAAGTACACCCAGGAGCTCAACAGCGCGGGTATCGCAACAGAGCCGTCTCAGCCGTTACGAGCCAAGATGTAATTTTCCGGCGCTCATGTGGAGAGCTAAACCCTGGCGATCCCCGGCATTTATCGCGCCTTCGAGTGGCCTGCATTGCTCTACCCACTGGCTGCATTTACTATGGTGCAAGTATTGACTTTAACGTAATCGTCCTTCTGTTTTGGCACCCTTCTGCTCATGTCAGCCATCCAATCCCCAGCGACGGAAGAAATTCACCCGGATGTAGCGCTTGTAGCTCGCGCAAAGACGGGTGACGCGGCTGCTTTCGAGCAGCTCGTGCGGCAGTACGAACGCCAGATCTTCCGGGTAGCGCAGCATATTACGCAAAACCGTGAAGACGCCGAAGACATCACGCAGGATGCATTTCTCAAGGCTTACGAGAAGCTGGACCAGTTCCAGGGAAACTCCAAGTTCTCGACTTGGCTCGTCCGCATCGCTGTCAATGAAAGCCTCATGCGGTTGCGCAAGCGCAAGACCAGCAAGACGGTCTCGATGGACGCGGACGTTCAGACCGAAGAAGGGGCAATTCCAAGAGATTTTGCTGAGTGGCGGCCTAATCCCGAGCAAAACTACAATCAGGCGGAGCTTGCAGAGATCCTTCGCAAGACGATCCAGGGCCTTCCCCCCGGTTTTCGTACTGTCTTCACCCTTCGCGACATTGAAAATCTCTCCACGGAAGAGACTGCGGAGGCACTCGGCTTGAGCGTTCCTGCTGTCAAATCGAGGCTGTTGCGAGCGC is a window of Edaphobacter dinghuensis DNA encoding:
- a CDS encoding response regulator transcription factor, whose translation is MTVVHFDKTRSDDEVPDENVQEGAGSAGIRVILADSQAIYRVGIRKIFALEDDIRVVAQVETLNNLYLALQRYPTDVVVLEGQLIAGTIDAIPELVRQAPDAKLIVQVSEADEANTVELYRRGVRGVVPRSISPDLLIKCVRKIADGETWIDNQSISWVIEAYRAQATSLTDPKVQPKLSKKELAIISCITRGMRNKEIAYQIGTTEQVIKNYLRKIYDKLGVSDRLELALYCLHHELLKKYTQELNSAGIATEPSQPLRAKM
- a CDS encoding ATP-grasp domain-containing protein, giving the protein MKKIGVLFGVENTFPGALVDRINSMELEDIRAEFVHVGGVQMATPSGYDVIVDRISHEMPFYRAWLKNAVLGGAQVINNPFWWSADDKFFNYALASKLGVAVPRTILLPHKEFPPQINARSVRNLEYPLDWDGIFDYVGFPAFLKPHDGGGWRDVFHVHNRDEFFAAYDQTRDLCMTLQAAVNFQQYFRCFVVGQSEVRIMAYDPRQPHEHRYIFEPPTDDPKLLQRIERDAIMLCRALGYDLNTVEFAVEDGIPYAIDFMNPVPDADLYSVGEANFNWIIDAMARLAVKKAQSPSHVEIAPQSQAHWSVFLSGVPAQTPKPKTPRRTPVKKSSAKTRK
- a CDS encoding PilZ domain-containing protein; this encodes MSQRPRTSGDNPVRNAVRFPMRLAIHLSTEDGDIEAVTENISANGLLFVSDRLPEIDSKIEFTITMPSAVMGSATDVTIHCRGRVVRHSIENGEKKAAAVIDEYFLKA
- a CDS encoding RNA polymerase sigma factor, with product MSAIQSPATEEIHPDVALVARAKTGDAAAFEQLVRQYERQIFRVAQHITQNREDAEDITQDAFLKAYEKLDQFQGNSKFSTWLVRIAVNESLMRLRKRKTSKTVSMDADVQTEEGAIPRDFAEWRPNPEQNYNQAELAEILRKTIQGLPPGFRTVFTLRDIENLSTEETAEALGLSVPAVKSRLLRARLQLRERLSRYFHKKEGQPA